CAGCCGGTCCGGGTCCACGCCGAGAATCCGGCACACGGAACCGAAATAGTAGTTCTTGAGTGTCGAGATCTCGTCATGCGTTGCAGCACCCGTCACCTGAAGGTCGAGCGGGCCATAGGGCATGAGGTTGAGGAAGATCTCTTCGAGCGAGACCGCCCCACCGCTCGCAAAACCTCTCGGAACGTCGAGCAGTTCTCGGAACTCGGCCTCGGCGCGAGGGACCGGGAACGGCGGACAGTCCTTGCATCCCGCCTCACCAGGCAGGGGGTGCGCGCAAGCGACGACGAGCATCGCCAACACCACGGCACGGCTCCGAGCTCTCATCTACCTAGTCTCCTCCAGGTCGCCTATCGCCTCGACTCGAGCCGCGCCGGAGGCGAAAGCTGAAGTCAGGAAGCTGCGCCTCGATTGCCACCGAGGCGCCCGTTCCTCCTGCCGGCCGGCGAATCGAAGACCTCCCGGCGAGCATGGCACGCCGACGGATCCCGGCGCTCAGAGGGGCCAGAAACCCCAGATTGAATCGTCTCGAGCTGTGCTCCCTGGGCTTGAGTCGCGCTGCCGAAAGCCGCTCGAGCGGCCGGCTGGAGTCTGTCGCATCTGAACCGCGAGTGAGTCGGGCAGGGAACCGGCGGCGACTACTGTCCACGAAAGAGGTAGGTCATGGTCGGGTTGGGCTCGGAGACCGGGATCATCGATTCGTGAAAGGCACGGCCGCAACTCTTCGACAGAATGGCCTCGAGAGCGCCGAGGCTCGCCTGCTCCGCCGGGCCGTAAGCGATCTCCCCCGTCGTGACGATCAGGGAGAGCGCTGGATTGGCGCCCCGAAAGTCCTCGCGAAAGTACCTCTTCGACTCACACGAGAACATGCCGAGGATCCTGAGCCTCGAGGGACGCTGCCGGAGCGCAGCGAGCACGGGACGCATCGGAAGGCGCAAGAGAGAGTCGACGACCGTCCTCACCCCCGACTGCTCCTCGAATCCGATACTGCCTCCCAGACGCGAGTGGCCCATGTAGAAAACGATGTCGCTGTCGATCAACTCGCGGTGGAAGTGCTCCTGCACCGAGTCGCCGGAGCTGTCCAGCTCTGGACCGGAAGACGGAAGACCCACAGCTTCCGCCTCACCGGCCGCCGCCGAGCTCGTGAAGAGATTCACTTCGACCCTTCGACCTCCGATCGTGCTCGCCAATTCCACGACCGACTTCGAGCGCGAAACGATAGAGAAGCCGCAGGTGGCGAGGTCGCCGCGGCATTCGCTCGTAAGGACATGCGCCATCGCATGCGCGTTGGCACGACCATGGTCTCTTCCCTCGTGCTCGTCGTAGCCGTAGAACATCCCGATTCGCAGCGTGTGGTCGGTTTCGAGCGCCGAGAAGTCCTGCGGACACGAGGCGCCAGGGAGAGCGGCGAGCTTCGCGGCCTGCCGTTCGAGGCTCTCGATGGCCCCGGTCCGCATTGCCTGATCCTCGTCGGGCGTCAGCGACGGATGCACATGCCCATTGGGACCGCCGATGCCTTCGACTCCCCCGACGAAGATGGACGCGCCTGCCAAGGCCGTCGCGATCAGGAGCGCAGGCCAGATCGAGGCCAGGAGTCCGGCTCGATCCCGAGCCGTTCCCCTCCGCCGCTCCCTGCCCCTGACGGACTGGAGCCTCCGGACCGTCCTTGCGCCAACAGCCACGAGGAGGCAGGGGAGCCAGACGAGCACGAGCTCCGTCGTGAAGGCGCGGAGTCCCGACGAGGAGAAGGCTTCGACGATCCCGATCGGAGAGGCGGCAATCGGCCGCCAGGGCAGGAAGAACCGGTGGTTGGAGAACGGGCTGAAGAACGCCACCCCGAGTCCGTCGTCCGTGAGGGCATCGAGGATGCCATGGGAAGCCGTGCTGAGGAAGACGAACGCGAACGCCCACCACCTCCCGGCATCG
The Thermoanaerobaculia bacterium genome window above contains:
- a CDS encoding metal-dependent hydrolase — translated: MPTVLTHPAISLAVRAVTGDTVTSSRLLLVAGICSVVPDVDAVGFLMGVPYESLLGHRGLTHSLPFALLLACCALPLANRLDAGRWWAFAFVFLSTASHGILDALTDDGLGVAFFSPFSNHRFFLPWRPIAASPIGIVEAFSSSGLRAFTTELVLVWLPCLLVAVGARTVRRLQSVRGRERRRGTARDRAGLLASIWPALLIATALAGASIFVGGVEGIGGPNGHVHPSLTPDEDQAMRTGAIESLERQAAKLAALPGASCPQDFSALETDHTLRIGMFYGYDEHEGRDHGRANAHAMAHVLTSECRGDLATCGFSIVSRSKSVVELASTIGGRRVEVNLFTSSAAAGEAEAVGLPSSGPELDSSGDSVQEHFHRELIDSDIVFYMGHSRLGGSIGFEEQSGVRTVVDSLLRLPMRPVLAALRQRPSRLRILGMFSCESKRYFREDFRGANPALSLIVTTGEIAYGPAEQASLGALEAILSKSCGRAFHESMIPVSEPNPTMTYLFRGQ